One region of Natronorubrum aibiense genomic DNA includes:
- the sod gene encoding superoxide dismutase, translating to MTDHELPPLPYDYDALEPSVSEQVVTWHHDTHHQGYVNGLNAAEETLAENRESGEFGSTPGALSNVTHNGCGHYLHTLFWENMSPNGGGEPEGDLADRIEEDFGSYEGWKGEFEAAAGAAGGWALLVYDPVAKQLRNVAVDKHDQGALWGSHPILALDVWEHSYYYDYGPDRGSFIDAFFDVVNWEKAAEEYQKCLDHFE from the coding sequence ATGACTGACCACGAACTCCCACCACTTCCATACGATTACGACGCACTCGAGCCATCGGTTTCGGAACAGGTCGTGACCTGGCATCACGACACCCATCATCAGGGCTACGTAAACGGCCTCAACGCCGCCGAAGAAACCCTCGCGGAGAACCGCGAGTCGGGCGAGTTCGGCTCGACGCCGGGTGCGCTCTCGAACGTCACTCACAACGGCTGTGGCCACTATCTTCACACGCTGTTCTGGGAGAACATGTCTCCCAACGGCGGTGGCGAGCCTGAGGGCGACCTCGCCGACCGCATCGAGGAGGACTTCGGCTCCTACGAGGGCTGGAAAGGTGAGTTCGAGGCCGCTGCCGGCGCTGCCGGTGGCTGGGCGCTGTTGGTCTACGACCCGGTTGCCAAACAGCTGCGAAACGTCGCGGTCGACAAGCACGACCAGGGCGCACTCTGGGGCTCGCACCCGATTCTCGCACTGGACGTCTGGGAGCACTCCTACTACTACGACTACGGTCCGGACCGTGGTAGCTTCATCGACGCCTTCTTCGACGTCGTCAACTGGGAGAAGGCCGCAGAAGAGTACCAGAAGTGCCTCGACCATTTCGAGTAA
- a CDS encoding DUF5827 family protein, whose product MPVPKSEFDSLPPCDFYTPDELFDDDQMYTVYEIARLLQGLEPDADIDRQTEDILLDWAIPWVMVNADDLVVAEPRSDDEPGYYGLKE is encoded by the coding sequence ATGCCCGTTCCCAAATCCGAGTTCGATAGTCTCCCCCCCTGTGACTTCTATACGCCGGACGAACTGTTCGACGACGACCAGATGTACACCGTCTACGAGATCGCCCGCCTTCTGCAGGGCCTCGAGCCGGACGCGGATATCGACCGTCAGACCGAAGATATCCTGCTCGACTGGGCGATCCCGTGGGTGATGGTCAACGCCGACGATCTCGTGGTCGCCGAGCCACGAAGCGACGACGAGCCCGGCTACTACGGCCTGAAAGAATGA
- a CDS encoding ATPase, translated as MILLVVGADRVDAGKTTFSVGLLERTGAAGYKPRAGNDFWFDHDDCQRALADGRLYGKDAAQLANAEATSRLPEALNPVHRLWRPAPDGGTGLFGRSDREFLIDRVGCPGDGDAPTFVRNATADIPAAVADALPIEDAIPVETVDEWNDLAERRYVPAFEELAAEIESEPVAIVESYSDIARPLQSLDPAAISAVAAVEPGRASIYPGDRYCRAAEIASSSPSDGTLEKRVPHVLDYLEPLERVHLPALGSDDRVDPARIARAYDDAYDAVLDAAGTL; from the coding sequence ATGATCCTCCTCGTGGTCGGTGCCGATCGTGTCGATGCCGGCAAGACCACGTTCTCGGTCGGCTTACTCGAGCGAACCGGCGCGGCCGGCTACAAACCCCGCGCTGGTAACGACTTCTGGTTCGACCACGACGACTGCCAGCGAGCGCTCGCTGACGGCCGCCTTTACGGCAAAGACGCCGCCCAACTCGCAAACGCCGAAGCAACCAGCAGGCTACCTGAAGCGCTCAACCCCGTCCACCGCCTGTGGCGGCCAGCACCTGACGGCGGCACTGGGTTGTTCGGCCGATCGGATCGGGAGTTCCTGATCGATCGCGTGGGCTGCCCCGGCGATGGCGACGCTCCCACGTTCGTTCGTAACGCGACCGCCGACATTCCGGCTGCGGTCGCCGACGCGCTCCCGATCGAGGACGCGATTCCTGTCGAAACCGTCGACGAGTGGAACGACCTCGCCGAACGACGATACGTTCCTGCCTTCGAGGAACTGGCCGCGGAAATCGAGTCGGAGCCGGTCGCCATCGTCGAGTCTTACAGCGATATCGCCCGGCCATTGCAGTCACTCGATCCCGCAGCGATTAGCGCCGTCGCAGCCGTCGAGCCCGGCCGCGCGAGCATCTATCCGGGCGATCGGTACTGTCGGGCCGCTGAAATCGCCAGCTCGAGTCCGAGCGACGGGACCCTCGAGAAACGCGTACCCCACGTTCTGGACTACCTCGAGCCGCTCGAGCGCGTTCACCTGCCGGCACTCGGCAGTGACGACCGTGTCGACCCCGCACGGATCGCTCGTGCGTACGACGACGCCTACGACGCGGTGCTGGATGCCGCCGGCACGCTGTAA
- a CDS encoding thiamine ABC transporter substrate-binding protein — protein MKRRTFVATLGGGSALGLAGCLTQEGGSDDGTLTVVTYESMLDGENPAGPWLKDAFEDEHSDAELEWELLPDQGINHYIERADRDVGIDADVYLGLNIDDLVSVDDNLEDGGLFQSLESDRLERADRVRDGLEMGDPHDRVLPYDTGYISLVYDESEVDEPETFEALTEPEYEDALLAQNAQSSDPGQAFLLWTIDAFGEDGYLDYWRDLDDNGVRILEDWTESYYGAYMEEERPMVVSYSTDQVFASAEGNDLTRHQIAFPNGQGYANPEGMAIFDDATSIDLAYDFFEFVLSNDAQAEIAQRNVQFPAVEDEYVDLDEEFDQYAHVPPEAVTVGYDDLRGNLDGWVDDWAREFAGQ, from the coding sequence ATGAAACGACGAACGTTCGTCGCCACGTTAGGTGGTGGGTCGGCACTCGGACTGGCCGGCTGTCTGACACAAGAAGGGGGAAGCGACGACGGGACGCTCACCGTCGTCACCTACGAGTCGATGCTCGACGGCGAGAACCCCGCCGGACCGTGGCTCAAGGACGCGTTCGAGGACGAGCATTCCGATGCCGAACTCGAGTGGGAGTTACTTCCCGACCAGGGAATCAACCACTACATCGAGCGAGCCGATCGAGACGTGGGGATCGACGCCGACGTCTATCTCGGGTTGAACATCGATGACCTCGTCAGCGTCGACGACAACCTCGAAGACGGCGGCCTGTTCCAGTCGCTCGAGAGTGACCGGCTCGAGCGAGCCGACCGGGTTCGTGACGGACTCGAGATGGGCGACCCACACGACCGCGTACTGCCCTACGACACGGGGTACATCAGCCTCGTTTACGACGAAAGCGAGGTCGACGAACCGGAGACGTTCGAGGCCCTGACCGAACCAGAGTACGAGGACGCGCTGCTGGCCCAGAACGCCCAGAGCTCCGATCCCGGCCAGGCGTTCCTGCTGTGGACTATCGACGCCTTCGGTGAGGACGGCTATCTCGACTACTGGCGGGACCTCGACGACAACGGCGTCCGCATCCTCGAGGACTGGACCGAGTCCTACTACGGCGCGTACATGGAAGAAGAACGGCCCATGGTCGTCTCTTACTCGACGGATCAGGTGTTCGCGAGCGCGGAAGGCAACGATCTCACGCGCCACCAGATCGCGTTCCCGAACGGGCAGGGATACGCGAACCCGGAGGGGATGGCCATCTTCGATGACGCGACGAGCATCGACCTCGCTTACGACTTCTTCGAGTTCGTCCTCTCGAACGACGCTCAGGCCGAAATCGCCCAGCGAAACGTCCAGTTCCCCGCGGTCGAAGACGAGTACGTCGACTTAGACGAGGAGTTCGACCAGTACGCACACGTCCCGCCGGAGGCAGTGACGGTCGGCTACGACGACCTCCGGGGCAACCTCGACGGGTGGGTCGACGACTGGGCGCGCGAGTTCGCAGGCCAGTAA
- a CDS encoding ABC transporter permease: MSLLDRVPVDRTRVGTWLERYALQVTALVTAAVLVVMLYVPVGVVFVNAVVEDGVPTLEHVAAVLTDPFYFGALADVFADPLVIRTHLGSLAAWLGAVSISVSLEYPIPGVSLPVPWPGVEMPDVRTGLFGFTAYQAALSTAASVALGLPAAYVLANYEFYGRRTLRSLTILPFVLPGIMVAVGFYAMFGRAGTLNTLLGLVGIGPFAFIEAAPLAVVILAHAFYNAPLVARLTVAAWESVDVRTVETARSLGASKRRAFRDVVVPQLVPAVLTGALLTFIFTFMTFPIVLALGGLQLATVEVWIYDRIQRLDVVEAATLAILETILSLGLTYAYLRYESAQAGFSQAASRPAREALFPDLRTACSPRRLAIVGYGLVALVLFVGPMASLVVGSVTDGSGLTLRNYAFLLERQLEGASFQTLPLPAIRNSLLFGVATLAVAVPMGVVLSVLTVRAGRSGTVIDTLAMLPLAVSGVVFGIGLLQGLVFGVSLPGGWRLQITGAVAIVVAHAVAAYPFVTRNVSPLLANLDPAMVESARALGASRLRALLDIELPLVAHGIVAGAAFAFAISIGEFSSTVILASGSESYTMPVAVERYLGRRSGPAIAMATVLLVVTAASFVVIDRVGGRGDP, translated from the coding sequence GTGTCACTCCTCGATCGCGTTCCCGTCGACCGCACCCGCGTCGGCACCTGGCTCGAGCGCTACGCCCTCCAGGTGACCGCACTCGTCACGGCGGCCGTGCTCGTCGTGATGTTGTACGTCCCCGTCGGCGTCGTCTTCGTCAACGCCGTCGTTGAGGACGGCGTCCCGACGCTCGAGCACGTCGCCGCCGTACTGACCGATCCGTTTTATTTCGGTGCTCTCGCCGACGTCTTCGCCGACCCGCTGGTGATCCGAACCCACCTCGGCTCGCTTGCGGCGTGGCTTGGGGCCGTTTCGATCTCGGTGTCGCTCGAGTATCCGATCCCCGGCGTTTCCCTGCCGGTGCCGTGGCCCGGGGTCGAGATGCCCGACGTTCGAACGGGGCTGTTCGGCTTTACCGCCTATCAGGCTGCGCTCTCGACGGCCGCGAGCGTCGCACTCGGCTTGCCGGCCGCCTACGTCCTCGCAAACTACGAGTTCTACGGCCGCCGAACGCTGCGCTCGTTGACGATCCTGCCGTTCGTCCTGCCGGGGATCATGGTCGCAGTCGGCTTCTACGCCATGTTCGGCCGCGCTGGCACCCTCAACACGCTGTTGGGACTCGTCGGAATCGGACCGTTTGCATTCATCGAGGCCGCACCGTTAGCAGTCGTAATCCTCGCACACGCGTTCTACAACGCGCCGCTAGTCGCTCGACTCACCGTCGCTGCCTGGGAGTCCGTCGACGTCAGAACCGTCGAAACCGCCCGGAGTCTCGGCGCCAGCAAGCGGCGTGCGTTCCGCGACGTCGTCGTTCCACAGCTCGTCCCGGCAGTGCTCACGGGTGCGCTGTTAACGTTCATTTTCACGTTCATGACGTTCCCGATCGTACTCGCACTCGGCGGCCTCCAGCTGGCGACTGTCGAAGTCTGGATCTACGACCGTATCCAGCGACTCGACGTCGTCGAAGCCGCGACGCTTGCGATCCTCGAGACGATCCTCTCACTGGGGCTGACGTACGCCTACCTTCGCTACGAGTCCGCACAGGCCGGCTTTTCGCAGGCAGCGTCGCGACCCGCTCGAGAAGCGCTCTTTCCGGACCTGCGGACGGCGTGCTCGCCGCGACGGCTCGCCATCGTCGGCTACGGACTCGTTGCCCTCGTCCTCTTCGTCGGACCGATGGCGAGTCTCGTCGTGGGGAGCGTCACCGACGGCTCCGGCTTGACGCTTCGCAACTACGCGTTCTTGCTCGAGCGCCAACTCGAGGGCGCGAGTTTCCAGACGCTGCCGTTGCCCGCCATCCGGAACTCGCTGTTGTTCGGCGTCGCGACGCTCGCGGTCGCGGTGCCGATGGGGGTCGTGCTCTCCGTGCTAACCGTTCGCGCCGGCCGTAGCGGCACGGTCATCGATACCCTCGCGATGTTGCCACTGGCCGTCAGCGGCGTCGTCTTCGGAATCGGGCTCCTGCAGGGGCTAGTCTTCGGCGTCTCGCTTCCGGGCGGCTGGCGACTCCAGATCACGGGTGCCGTCGCGATCGTCGTCGCGCACGCGGTCGCCGCCTATCCGTTCGTGACCCGAAACGTCTCGCCGCTGCTCGCGAATCTCGATCCGGCGATGGTCGAATCTGCCCGGGCGCTCGGTGCCTCGCGGCTTCGAGCGCTGCTCGATATCGAACTCCCGCTCGTCGCACACGGGATCGTCGCCGGCGCGGCCTTCGCTTTTGCTATCTCGATCGGCGAGTTCTCTTCGACGGTGATTTTGGCCAGCGGCAGCGAGAGCTACACCATGCCGGTCGCCGTCGAACGCTATCTCGGTCGTCGTTCCGGTCCCGCGATCGCCATGGCAACCGTGCTGTTGGTCGTCACCGCGGCGAGTTTCGTCGTTATCGACCGCGTCGGCGGACGGGGGGACCCGTGA
- a CDS encoding ABC transporter ATP-binding protein, translated as MTELRLEGVSKRYGTDADGTTALQDVELTVRDGEFFTLVGPSGCGKTTTLRTIAGFEEPTEGTVAFDGEPMTNVAPEDRDVGVVFQSYGLFPHMSVAENVGYGLRFRDPPEGTTIDERVADLLDLVDLEGMGERDPDQLSGGQQQRVALARALAPEPDLLLLDEPMSALDARLRESLRRQLTRIQSTLGITTVYITHDQREALAISDRVAVMSDGRIEQVATPQAIYREPKTRFVAEFVGENNLFDGIVRTRDGDRAHVDVGETTFELAGSRLPSEGQRVSFCVRPAALARAVETNQFPVTIETSEFRGEHVRAYGRWNEMSVALQLEAVPDGDVTVGFEPDAAHVIESG; from the coding sequence GTGACCGAACTTCGACTCGAGGGCGTCTCGAAACGCTACGGAACGGACGCGGACGGGACGACCGCGCTACAGGACGTCGAGTTGACCGTCCGCGACGGCGAGTTTTTCACCCTCGTCGGCCCGTCGGGCTGTGGGAAGACCACCACGCTCCGGACGATCGCTGGCTTCGAGGAGCCGACCGAGGGCACCGTCGCCTTCGACGGCGAGCCGATGACCAACGTCGCGCCCGAAGACCGCGACGTCGGCGTCGTCTTCCAGAGCTATGGGCTCTTTCCGCACATGAGCGTCGCCGAAAACGTCGGCTACGGGCTTCGGTTTCGCGATCCGCCCGAGGGGACGACGATCGACGAGCGAGTCGCCGACCTCCTCGACCTCGTCGACCTCGAGGGCATGGGCGAGCGCGACCCCGACCAGCTTTCCGGCGGCCAGCAACAGCGGGTGGCACTCGCCCGCGCGCTCGCTCCCGAACCTGACCTGCTCTTGCTCGACGAGCCGATGAGCGCCCTCGATGCCCGGCTCCGGGAGTCGCTGCGTCGACAGCTTACCCGAATCCAGTCGACGCTCGGGATCACGACGGTCTACATTACTCACGACCAGCGCGAGGCGCTAGCGATCTCGGACCGCGTCGCCGTCATGTCCGATGGCCGGATCGAGCAGGTCGCGACGCCACAGGCGATCTACCGCGAACCGAAAACCCGGTTCGTCGCCGAGTTCGTCGGGGAGAACAACCTCTTCGACGGCATCGTCCGTACTCGAGACGGCGACCGGGCGCACGTCGATGTCGGGGAAACCACGTTCGAACTCGCAGGCTCGAGGCTCCCTTCCGAGGGACAGCGAGTAAGTTTCTGCGTCCGGCCCGCCGCGCTCGCTCGAGCCGTCGAGACGAATCAGTTCCCAGTTACCATCGAGACCAGCGAGTTCCGCGGCGAACACGTCCGCGCATACGGGCGGTGGAACGAGATGTCTGTCGCCCTCCAGCTCGAGGCCGTCCCCGACGGAGACGTGACCGTCGGCTTCGAACCGGATGCCGCCCACGTGATCGAGAGCGGGTGA
- a CDS encoding MBL fold metallo-hydrolase — MIANLAQGVQAFTSNVYLVTGERTVLVDVGANFDVVAAVRDRVDDIDAVVLTHTHRDHVGNLEAVTDAFDVDVWGYDTSVDGVDHAIDDEATVQLGDYEYVALHTPGHKNDHLCFYSADAGVLFAGDLVFQNGSFGRTDLEEGDRPALIESIDRVLGVIDDDLTEMHTGHGPSVTNQPYGHVELSAQMARQA, encoded by the coding sequence ATGATCGCTAATCTCGCACAGGGTGTGCAGGCGTTTACGAGCAACGTCTATCTCGTTACCGGCGAACGAACCGTCCTCGTCGACGTAGGCGCGAACTTCGACGTCGTCGCGGCCGTTCGTGATCGCGTCGACGATATCGACGCTGTCGTCCTCACGCACACCCACCGCGATCACGTCGGCAACCTCGAGGCAGTCACAGACGCCTTCGACGTCGACGTGTGGGGGTACGACACGTCGGTCGACGGTGTCGACCACGCCATCGACGACGAGGCAACGGTCCAACTCGGCGATTACGAGTACGTTGCGCTCCATACGCCCGGCCACAAAAACGACCATCTCTGTTTCTACTCAGCTGACGCCGGCGTGCTCTTTGCGGGCGATCTGGTCTTCCAGAACGGGAGTTTCGGCCGGACAGATCTCGAGGAAGGAGACCGACCGGCGCTCATCGAGAGCATCGACCGCGTGCTCGGCGTGATCGACGACGATTTAACGGAGATGCACACAGGCCACGGCCCCAGCGTCACGAACCAGCCCTATGGCCACGTCGAACTGTCGGCGCAGATGGCTCGGCAGGCCTGA
- a CDS encoding helix-turn-helix transcriptional regulator, whose protein sequence is MNRSAAAVLVVLAVVSIATIGAPMTVAGTGAGDSRASQLTQPALEPQPTTDTAAQLQTDSDSRIAFATANDTPDFDRTTFEITVHDDGSATWTFRYEQRFGTGDENESADREAFEEFADDFEAEESGLYDRFVEQAQAMTDSGSELTGREMDATDFERSATVEDQFGSRGIVEMSFTWHGFAHVEDGTVEVGDVFQDMYIGPDQSIEITAGDGLTFDRAEPEDSAQYSRTELEDANSVRWSGEQQFLDGQPWVVLVQDGATDSSGFLSRGDLSWYLAVAAIVALGIAGGGLWYRRRSDDTDTGNGTSAAQTDGPDTMSAPTAPAEDDHGESHTAAPEPLPDEELLTDEDRVVKLIRENGGRMKQVNIVEETGWSKSKVSMLLSDMADEGTISKLRVGRENIISLEGYEPEATKSPFDE, encoded by the coding sequence ATGAATCGGTCGGCAGCTGCCGTTCTCGTCGTTCTCGCCGTCGTGTCCATCGCGACGATCGGTGCGCCCATGACGGTCGCCGGGACTGGTGCTGGGGACAGCCGTGCGTCCCAGCTCACCCAGCCTGCGCTCGAGCCACAGCCTACGACCGACACCGCCGCGCAACTCCAGACGGATTCGGACTCGAGGATCGCCTTTGCGACTGCCAACGATACCCCCGATTTCGACCGGACGACGTTCGAGATCACCGTCCACGATGACGGGAGCGCGACGTGGACGTTCCGCTACGAACAACGCTTCGGGACCGGCGACGAGAACGAATCAGCCGACCGCGAAGCCTTCGAGGAGTTCGCCGACGACTTCGAAGCGGAGGAAAGCGGGCTCTACGACCGGTTTGTCGAGCAAGCTCAGGCCATGACCGACAGCGGATCCGAACTAACTGGCCGAGAGATGGACGCCACGGATTTCGAGCGCTCCGCAACGGTCGAAGACCAGTTCGGGTCTCGCGGGATCGTCGAAATGTCCTTTACCTGGCATGGATTCGCCCACGTCGAGGACGGAACCGTCGAGGTCGGCGACGTCTTTCAAGATATGTACATCGGGCCCGATCAGTCGATCGAAATCACTGCCGGCGACGGGCTCACTTTCGACCGCGCTGAACCCGAAGACAGCGCCCAGTACTCCCGCACCGAACTCGAGGATGCGAATTCGGTTCGGTGGAGCGGCGAACAGCAGTTCCTCGATGGACAGCCGTGGGTCGTCCTCGTTCAAGACGGGGCAACGGACAGTAGCGGGTTTCTCAGCCGTGGCGATCTATCGTGGTATCTCGCCGTCGCGGCTATCGTCGCACTGGGAATCGCTGGCGGCGGACTCTGGTACCGACGACGATCGGACGACACCGATACTGGAAACGGAACGAGCGCAGCCCAGACTGACGGGCCAGACACGATGTCAGCACCAACAGCCCCTGCCGAAGACGACCACGGTGAGTCTCACACAGCAGCGCCTGAGCCACTGCCCGACGAGGAACTGCTCACCGACGAAGACCGGGTCGTCAAACTCATCCGCGAAAACGGCGGTCGAATGAAGCAGGTCAACATCGTCGAGGAAACCGGCTGGTCAAAATCCAAAGTCAGCATGCTCCTCTCGGATATGGCCGACGAGGGAACTATCAGCAAACTCCGCGTCGGTCGCGAGAACATCATCAGCCTCGAGGGGTACGAACCCGAAGCGACGAAGTCGCCGTTCGACGAATAG